A single genomic interval of Paracoccus aestuarii harbors:
- a CDS encoding ferric iron reductase, translating to MTGPPEAWFRAYLDCAVAPLLRIYDATGIAVEAHQQNALLDLEGGLPRRCDIRDNQGFYVAEDMAPPEWRAIPQLVYPRAEAEAALGYALIVNQVFGVIHRMDLDGIWPEGAALTVLAQHLRGLAALPGHGGALARSWLERPTLPAKGNMLTQLGGVDELLIPGERAPMIRIANPLPARAAAGALADVA from the coding sequence ATGACCGGCCCGCCCGAGGCCTGGTTCCGGGCCTATCTGGATTGTGCCGTGGCGCCCTTGCTGCGGATCTATGACGCGACGGGGATCGCGGTCGAGGCGCATCAGCAGAACGCCCTGCTGGATCTGGAGGGCGGCCTGCCGCGCCGCTGCGACATCCGCGACAATCAGGGGTTCTATGTGGCCGAGGACATGGCGCCCCCGGAATGGCGCGCCATCCCGCAGCTGGTCTATCCCCGCGCCGAGGCCGAGGCCGCCCTGGGCTATGCGCTGATCGTGAACCAGGTCTTTGGCGTGATCCATCGGATGGATCTGGACGGGATCTGGCCCGAGGGCGCGGCGCTGACGGTGCTGGCGCAGCATCTGCGCGGGCTGGCGGCGCTGCCCGGCCATGGCGGCGCCTTGGCCCGGTCCTGGCTGGAGCGTCCGACCTTGCCGGCCAAGGGCAACATGCTGACCCAGCTGGGCGGGGTGGATGAACTGCTGATCCCGGGCGAGCGCGCGCCGATGATCCGCATCGCCAATCCGCTGCCCGCGCGGGCGGCAGCCGGGGCGTTGGCCGATGTCGCCTGA
- a CDS encoding IucA/IucC family protein — translation MIISEIRELRGGRPILPVAGGWIEVRGRAMATGLGDWDALIHHGPGGGRPIGAAEALALMLDRLSRQHGAQGRALARRVRASRQRIAAIAAARMDRPDGPPDHLTAEQAMIAGHWMHPCPKALSGMTLPEERAMTPDWRGALRLRLLSVVSDLIEATAPDLARDLPGMDIDPGPGRGLLPVHPLAWDRARHDPRIAALIAAGAVTDLGPMGPGWWATSSVRTLWRPDSPWQLKTSLPVTITNSQRVNRRHEMLAGAAMAGRAGALSGRFGPLRLVADSHWMTLRLPGGAASGLEVILRDNPWRGGRGGAVMQLGGWSRRRCRGGPRCWRR, via the coding sequence TTGATCATCAGCGAAATCAGGGAGTTGCGCGGCGGCAGGCCGATCCTGCCCGTCGCGGGTGGCTGGATCGAGGTCAGGGGCAGGGCGATGGCCACGGGCCTTGGGGATTGGGACGCGCTGATCCATCACGGGCCCGGCGGGGGCCGCCCCATCGGCGCGGCCGAGGCCCTGGCCCTGATGCTGGACCGCCTGTCGCGCCAGCATGGCGCGCAGGGCCGGGCCTTGGCGCGCCGGGTGCGCGCCAGCCGCCAGCGCATCGCCGCGATCGCCGCCGCGCGCATGGACCGTCCCGACGGCCCCCCCGATCACCTGACCGCCGAACAGGCCATGATTGCGGGCCATTGGATGCATCCCTGTCCCAAGGCCCTGTCCGGCATGACCCTGCCGGAGGAGCGGGCGATGACCCCCGACTGGCGCGGCGCGCTGCGGCTGCGGCTGCTGTCGGTGGTATCCGATCTGATCGAGGCGACCGCCCCGGATCTGGCGCGCGACCTGCCCGGGATGGATATCGATCCCGGCCCGGGGCGCGGCCTGCTGCCGGTCCATCCGCTGGCCTGGGACCGGGCGCGGCACGATCCGCGCATCGCGGCGCTGATCGCGGCGGGGGCCGTCACCGATCTGGGGCCGATGGGGCCGGGCTGGTGGGCGACATCATCGGTGCGCACGCTCTGGCGGCCCGACAGCCCGTGGCAGCTGAAGACCTCGCTGCCGGTCACCATCACCAATTCGCAGCGCGTGAACCGCCGGCACGAGATGCTGGCCGGTGCCGCGATGGCCGGCAGGGCAGGGGCCCTGTCGGGGCGGTTCGGGCCGCTGCGGCTGGTCGCGGATTCGCATTGGATGACCCTGCGCCTGCCCGGCGGGGCCGCATCGGGGCTGGAGGTGATCCTGCGCGACAATCCGTGGCGGGGCGGGCGGGGCGGTGCCGTCATGCAGCTGGGGGGCTGGTCGCGCCGCCGCTGCCGGGGCGGGCCTCGCTGCTGGCGCAGGTGA
- a CDS encoding ParB/RepB/Spo0J family partition protein — protein MVKRRRLEAPSTEDLSRIEAQFRSETPDRAPAARGIAPIAQVAADSAAHYRAEAPDAREARARLESDAAQLQAARDGGLLMVELPLDQIDEDALMRDRMTMGEAEMLELRQSIAANGLRLPIEVFELESPGRAGQRYGLLSGYRRLMATRGLMELTGAEKYATIKAIIRPRADAGGAFIAMVEENEVRENLSHFERGRIAVMVANQGAFANTEEAVDRLFATGSKAKRSKIRSFALIFEELGDMLHFPEGLTERRGLLLASALRQGAESHLRDALARGTPEDADAEWAMIEPAIARLDKTLRDPARGGRPRRAAPAPGWVDDQTLRTTSGITIRRSQDSRGHVLRLEGAALTSDLMDSLMLEIRALLER, from the coding sequence ATGGTTAAGCGCCGCCGCCTGGAGGCCCCCAGCACCGAGGACCTGTCCCGCATCGAGGCGCAGTTTCGCAGCGAAACCCCCGACCGCGCCCCCGCGGCGCGCGGCATTGCCCCGATCGCGCAGGTCGCCGCCGACAGTGCCGCCCATTACCGGGCCGAGGCCCCCGATGCGCGCGAGGCCCGGGCGCGGCTGGAATCCGATGCGGCCCAGCTGCAGGCTGCCCGCGACGGTGGCTTGCTGATGGTCGAGCTGCCCTTGGATCAGATCGACGAGGACGCGCTGATGCGCGACCGCATGACGATGGGCGAGGCCGAGATGCTGGAGCTGCGGCAATCCATCGCCGCCAACGGGTTGCGCCTGCCGATCGAGGTCTTCGAATTGGAGAGCCCGGGCAGGGCGGGGCAGCGCTATGGCCTGCTGTCGGGCTATCGCCGCCTGATGGCGACGCGCGGCCTGATGGAGCTGACCGGGGCCGAGAAATACGCGACCATCAAGGCGATCATCCGCCCCAGGGCCGATGCCGGCGGCGCCTTCATCGCCATGGTCGAGGAGAACGAGGTTCGCGAGAACCTGTCCCATTTCGAACGCGGCCGCATCGCCGTGATGGTCGCCAATCAGGGCGCCTTTGCCAATACCGAGGAGGCGGTGGACCGGCTCTTTGCCACGGGGTCCAAGGCCAAACGGTCCAAGATCCGGTCCTTTGCCCTGATCTTCGAGGAGCTGGGCGACATGCTGCATTTCCCCGAGGGCCTGACCGAGCGGCGGGGCCTGTTGCTGGCATCGGCCCTGCGGCAGGGGGCGGAATCGCATCTGCGCGATGCCTTGGCCCGCGGCACGCCCGAGGATGCCGATGCCGAATGGGCGATGATCGAACCCGCCATTGCCCGGCTGGACAAGACCCTGCGCGACCCGGCCCGCGGCGGCCGCCCGCGCCGGGCCGCCCCCGCGCCGGGCTGGGTGGACGACCAGACCCTGCGCACCACCAGCGGCATCACCATCCGCCGGTCCCAGGACAGCCGCGGCCATGTCCTGCGGCTGGAGGGCGCGGCCCTAACCTCGGACCTGATGGACAGCCTGATGCTGGAGATCCGCGCCTTGCTGGAGCGCTGA